In Pseudoalteromonas xiamenensis, the following are encoded in one genomic region:
- a CDS encoding group I truncated hemoglobin has translation MLLFALIVSGLSACQSTSGTLYEQIGGAEGNEKLVDAFINQIGNDPVILPFFENASVAHFRAGFLTHLCDVLDGPCEFRGDSMVQIHTGMHIGESEFNRVVELLVAAMNERRISTPLQNQILARLAPLRGEVIHR, from the coding sequence ATGCTGCTCTTTGCACTGATTGTGAGTGGATTGAGTGCTTGCCAATCTACTTCTGGAACATTGTACGAGCAAATTGGTGGTGCTGAGGGCAATGAAAAGTTAGTGGATGCGTTTATAAATCAAATTGGTAACGACCCGGTGATTTTACCTTTTTTTGAAAACGCGAGTGTCGCGCATTTTCGCGCGGGATTCCTGACTCACCTGTGTGATGTACTCGACGGTCCTTGTGAATTTCGAGGTGACTCAATGGTGCAAATCCACACAGGTATGCACATTGGGGAAAGTGAGTTTAATCGTGTTGTCGAGTTATTAGTGGCAGCGATGAATGAGCGACGCATTTCAACGCCGCTACAAAATCAAATATTAGCGCGTCTTGCGCCGTTACGCGGCGAGGTTATTCATCGCTAA
- a CDS encoding methylamine utilization protein yields MSVWSNLVAMSFITSLSMSSYGATVFIVDGQGGPLANAVVEVLDDSVLAEKPMAIMDQVNKQFEPYVLAITQGQLVNFPNSDDIRHHVYSFSNTKPFELKLYHGTPNNPILFENPGVVVLGCNIHDSMVGYIYVAHSANVFKTNDSGTIRLPELQPQTVLRVWHPEQQQGPESAQTIRWSEVEKTGSVVINTQAPAPRNTFGEKFKVNHAH; encoded by the coding sequence ATGTCTGTTTGGAGCAACTTAGTTGCAATGAGTTTTATCACATCATTGTCAATGAGTAGCTATGGCGCAACCGTGTTCATTGTTGATGGGCAGGGTGGCCCGCTTGCGAATGCGGTGGTCGAAGTGCTGGATGATTCGGTGCTGGCAGAAAAGCCAATGGCTATTATGGATCAAGTAAACAAGCAATTTGAACCGTATGTGCTGGCTATTACTCAAGGCCAACTCGTGAACTTTCCAAACAGTGACGACATTCGCCATCACGTTTATTCATTTTCAAATACCAAACCATTCGAGCTTAAGCTGTATCACGGGACACCGAACAATCCAATCTTATTTGAGAATCCTGGCGTGGTGGTGTTGGGCTGCAACATTCATGACTCGATGGTGGGATACATTTACGTTGCACACTCAGCCAACGTATTTAAAACCAATGATTCAGGCACAATCCGTTTGCCTGAGTTGCAACCACAAACTGTTTTGCGGGTATGGCATCCAGAACAACAACAAGGCCCAGAAAGCGCGCAAACAATACGTTGGTCAGAGGTAGAAAAAACAGGCTCCGTGGTGATTAACACACAAGCTCCTGCGCCTCGCAACACATTTGGGGAAAAGTTTAAGGTAAATCATGCTCACTAG